A portion of the Paenibacillus hamazuiensis genome contains these proteins:
- a CDS encoding beta-ketoacyl synthase N-terminal-like domain-containing protein, with product MGTSILRLDELDFGGLTARGESGRGARAEEAPRASRAVAIIGMSGKIGAADDLEAFWELLESGREGLRPLPEERRKDVDAYLAARGVKLPISESRYVKESFLTDIAGFDPAFFGISRQEANLMDPNQRIFLETAWKALEDAGYGGQDVRGSDTGIFVGFSSDFGEGYRQMLSVLAPDAPEISVAGNIKSIIASRLAYHLNLRGPAMLIDTACSSGLMAMYLACRSIQSGDCSMALAGAVKCDLLPLLADDSEDGVGIKDIQDTYAPDGHTRTFDDACAGTAGAEGSIAFVLKSLDAALRDGDAIRAVILGGAANQDGASNGITAPNSEAQEDLIVRALSDAGVSAESISYIEAHGTATRLGDPIEISGLQRAFSHFTRKKQFCAVGSLKTNIGHLDNAAGLGGVAKVVLSMQRGMLPASLNFAVPNRNIPFVQSPLYVNDRTVPWAGGADGKLRAGINSFGLSGTNCHLVLESAPPSRVRPEQSGPFLLPLSAQNMQTLQQLAGTYKERLADPGVDLADAVFTAARGRLHHQARLAVLFETRKQLCAALERFAEAGVAASPDPLLRCGEHRVVAQETGIRRPGDITEADCERLSAEARAMMEGRRERLSAEVLARWAELYIAGAELPWDYLTWRMEVRRVPLPTYPFRRIRCWADQGEGARRKPQERSHPLFDAAAVATFGHTLFRSELKADEHWELADHKIQGICVLPGTGFVEIMTSCVRDYFRHEGDIVLTDIMFIHPFSMEKGASKELHLLVEDEDEDENGQAGRRRLRFASVSEEGEWVVHAEASWRGDTRSGGTEDGTKSSSRLDVQEVKSRLSRVVQMSLHDDLSRGLELGDRWNGSFVGGWMDEAQQEFLVELALPERYRSEAGAYRLHPALMDTAVNAVNHLMGDGELYLPLSYGELTVYERMPDHIWVQLRKTEGAYGAPIHRFEIGIYDDGGSSVLNVRNYCIKSASKAADFIVGTESGTQYGYVQTFRSYSLPDSSELPRGAVVVAGKRSSVLEGIIGRLQEQGRRVIEAFPENGNWEQALAHAADVVNAGESIALAVFEWSGSGSMEEDAASWEAEANEALQEGFAFLKAWTAARLKAQAGLAALTGCGWTVGEGDRSVRPEQAALGGLWRVAALEFEAQGMRCIDRDDETPAQALLAELAASGRPGFIAYRQGAAYEPAVEPSPTPATAAFVDAAREADGLVIISGGTGDLGIEVAGLLARRGFRRLALLGHRPVPARELWEQIAEPFSPADEELRGKVRRWLELERSVDELKVVSVPLGQYDEVAAALAELRAACGRISAVFHLAGRAGDGFIIQKNEETFRSVYGPKADGAWQLHLATLEDRPELFVVFSSISSLLLNPGQSDYTAANLFLDALAEHRRQAGLPALSLQWPAWRETGIARRMGAIDEEEAFAPVNTAEALDLLDRVLGASGELPPVLMPGRKRRQAAPAFRQAKPAAAAQSAAGEVKLLGIAVPDELDLAVAQIWARTLALAELEADDEFVGLGGNSLLTSQMHREFEKRFPGVMDIADLFTYTTIRRQAEHVRAQSRKERMPTKEPTNKEPANEQAKDNRIDEGNIDEVLELLFRGDITVEESSSRLTNPPKAT from the coding sequence ATGGGCACCTCCATATTAAGGCTGGATGAACTGGACTTCGGCGGGCTGACGGCAAGGGGCGAATCGGGACGGGGAGCCCGCGCGGAGGAGGCGCCACGCGCCTCCCGGGCTGTAGCCATCATCGGCATGAGCGGCAAAATCGGCGCAGCGGACGATCTCGAAGCATTTTGGGAGCTGCTGGAAAGCGGACGGGAAGGATTGCGGCCGCTTCCGGAGGAGAGGCGCAAGGATGTCGACGCTTATTTGGCCGCCAGAGGCGTGAAGCTCCCGATCTCCGAAAGCCGGTATGTGAAGGAATCGTTTCTGACCGATATCGCCGGCTTCGACCCCGCTTTCTTCGGCATTTCCCGGCAGGAGGCAAACCTGATGGACCCGAATCAGCGCATATTCCTCGAGACCGCCTGGAAGGCGCTCGAAGATGCAGGATACGGCGGCCAGGACGTTCGCGGCTCCGATACGGGCATATTCGTCGGCTTCTCGTCAGATTTCGGCGAGGGCTACAGGCAGATGCTTTCCGTGCTGGCGCCGGATGCGCCGGAGATTTCCGTAGCGGGCAACATCAAATCGATTATCGCGAGCCGGCTCGCCTATCATCTGAACCTGCGCGGACCGGCCATGCTCATCGACACCGCCTGCTCGTCCGGTCTGATGGCGATGTATTTGGCGTGCCGTTCGATCCAAAGCGGCGATTGCTCGATGGCGCTCGCCGGCGCCGTCAAATGCGATCTTCTCCCGCTGCTGGCGGACGATTCGGAGGACGGAGTCGGCATTAAGGACATTCAGGATACATATGCCCCGGACGGCCATACCCGCACATTCGATGACGCCTGCGCAGGGACCGCCGGGGCCGAAGGCAGCATCGCCTTCGTGCTGAAATCGCTGGACGCCGCTTTGCGCGACGGGGATGCGATCCGTGCGGTCATCCTCGGGGGAGCGGCTAACCAGGACGGAGCGTCCAACGGCATCACTGCCCCGAATTCGGAAGCGCAGGAGGACCTGATCGTCCGCGCATTGTCGGATGCGGGAGTTTCGGCGGAGAGCATCAGCTACATCGAAGCTCACGGCACGGCCACCCGGCTCGGCGATCCAATCGAAATCAGCGGCCTGCAAAGGGCGTTCAGCCATTTTACGAGGAAAAAGCAGTTTTGCGCCGTCGGTTCCTTAAAAACGAACATCGGACATCTGGACAACGCAGCGGGCCTCGGCGGGGTCGCCAAGGTCGTCTTGTCGATGCAGCGCGGCATGCTGCCGGCCAGCCTGAACTTCGCCGTACCGAACCGCAACATTCCGTTCGTTCAGTCTCCGCTTTACGTGAACGACCGGACCGTACCGTGGGCCGGAGGTGCGGACGGCAAGCTGCGCGCCGGCATTAACAGCTTCGGGTTGAGCGGCACGAACTGCCATCTTGTGCTGGAATCGGCACCGCCTTCGCGTGTGCGGCCCGAGCAGAGCGGGCCGTTCCTGCTGCCGCTCAGCGCGCAAAATATGCAGACGCTGCAGCAGTTGGCCGGAACATATAAGGAGCGGCTGGCGGACCCCGGGGTGGACCTGGCCGACGCCGTGTTTACTGCAGCGCGGGGACGTCTGCATCACCAGGCGCGCCTCGCGGTGCTGTTCGAAACGCGCAAGCAGCTTTGCGCGGCATTGGAGCGTTTCGCCGAGGCGGGAGTCGCCGCTTCGCCCGATCCGTTATTGCGCTGTGGCGAGCATCGGGTCGTCGCGCAGGAAACCGGCATCCGCAGGCCGGGCGACATCACGGAAGCGGACTGCGAGCGGCTGAGCGCCGAAGCGCGGGCGATGATGGAGGGCCGGCGCGAACGGCTGTCCGCCGAGGTGCTGGCCCGCTGGGCCGAGCTGTACATCGCCGGCGCCGAGCTGCCGTGGGATTATTTGACCTGGCGGATGGAGGTAAGGCGGGTGCCGCTGCCGACGTATCCGTTCCGCCGCATTCGCTGCTGGGCGGATCAGGGGGAGGGTGCAAGGCGGAAGCCGCAAGAGCGCTCCCATCCACTGTTCGATGCGGCGGCCGTCGCCACTTTCGGCCACACGCTGTTTAGAAGCGAACTTAAGGCCGATGAGCATTGGGAGCTGGCCGACCACAAAATTCAGGGCATTTGTGTGCTGCCCGGCACCGGTTTCGTCGAGATCATGACGAGCTGCGTGCGGGATTATTTCCGGCACGAGGGAGATATCGTTTTGACGGACATCATGTTCATCCATCCTTTCTCCATGGAGAAGGGGGCATCCAAGGAGCTCCATTTGCTCGTCGAGGACGAGGATGAGGATGAGAATGGGCAGGCGGGCAGGCGCCGGCTTCGCTTCGCCAGCGTCTCCGAGGAAGGCGAGTGGGTCGTTCACGCTGAAGCCTCTTGGCGCGGCGATACACGAAGCGGCGGGACTGAAGACGGGACGAAGTCCTCGTCGCGGCTGGATGTGCAGGAGGTCAAGTCGCGGCTGTCCCGAGTCGTCCAAATGAGCTTGCACGACGACTTGTCGCGCGGGCTTGAGCTCGGCGACCGCTGGAACGGCTCGTTCGTCGGCGGCTGGATGGACGAGGCGCAGCAGGAGTTTTTGGTCGAGCTGGCTCTGCCGGAGCGTTACCGCTCCGAAGCGGGCGCGTATCGGCTGCATCCTGCGCTGATGGATACCGCCGTGAACGCAGTCAATCATTTGATGGGCGACGGAGAGCTGTACTTGCCGTTGTCCTACGGCGAGCTGACGGTCTATGAGCGGATGCCGGATCATATATGGGTTCAATTGCGCAAAACCGAAGGGGCGTACGGGGCTCCGATTCACCGTTTTGAAATCGGCATTTATGACGATGGCGGAAGCTCTGTTTTGAACGTTCGCAATTATTGCATCAAATCCGCTTCGAAGGCGGCGGACTTCATCGTCGGGACGGAATCCGGGACTCAGTACGGGTACGTACAGACGTTCAGAAGCTATTCTCTTCCGGATTCGAGTGAGCTTCCGCGGGGGGCTGTAGTGGTGGCCGGGAAGCGTTCCTCCGTACTGGAAGGGATCATCGGACGTTTGCAGGAGCAAGGACGGCGGGTGATCGAGGCGTTCCCGGAAAACGGAAACTGGGAGCAAGCTCTGGCTCACGCCGCTGACGTGGTGAACGCCGGGGAGTCGATCGCGCTCGCGGTATTCGAATGGAGCGGTTCCGGCTCCATGGAGGAAGATGCCGCTTCATGGGAAGCGGAAGCGAATGAAGCCCTTCAGGAAGGCTTCGCCTTCCTGAAGGCGTGGACCGCCGCGAGACTGAAGGCGCAGGCGGGCCTCGCAGCGCTGACCGGCTGCGGCTGGACCGTCGGCGAAGGCGACAGGAGCGTGCGGCCGGAGCAGGCCGCGCTGGGCGGACTGTGGCGCGTAGCCGCCTTGGAGTTCGAAGCCCAAGGCATGCGCTGCATCGACCGCGACGACGAAACGCCGGCGCAGGCGCTGCTGGCCGAGCTGGCCGCTTCCGGGCGGCCGGGATTCATCGCGTACCGCCAAGGCGCAGCCTACGAGCCGGCCGTCGAGCCAAGCCCGACACCGGCCACGGCTGCGTTTGTGGATGCCGCACGAGAAGCCGACGGGCTGGTCATCATCAGCGGAGGGACGGGGGATCTCGGCATCGAGGTTGCCGGGCTGCTCGCCCGCCGGGGCTTCCGGCGTCTGGCGCTGCTCGGTCATCGTCCGGTTCCCGCCCGCGAGCTGTGGGAGCAGATTGCCGAGCCATTCTCGCCCGCGGACGAGGAGCTGCGCGGCAAAGTCCGCCGCTGGCTCGAGCTGGAGCGCAGCGTGGATGAGCTCAAGGTCGTCTCGGTGCCGCTCGGGCAATACGATGAAGTCGCGGCGGCGCTGGCCGAACTGCGAGCCGCCTGCGGCCGTATAAGCGCAGTATTTCATCTGGCAGGCCGGGCAGGCGACGGATTTATTATTCAGAAAAACGAAGAAACGTTCCGCAGCGTATATGGACCAAAGGCGGACGGTGCCTGGCAGCTGCATCTGGCGACGCTGGAGGATCGGCCGGAGCTGTTCGTCGTGTTTTCCAGCATTTCCTCGCTGCTGCTGAATCCCGGGCAGTCCGATTATACGGCGGCCAACCTGTTCCTCGATGCGCTTGCCGAGCACCGGCGCCAAGCCGGACTGCCGGCGCTCAGCCTGCAGTGGCCGGCTTGGCGCGAAACGGGCATCGCCCGCCGCATGGGGGCGATCGACGAGGAAGAGGCGTTTGCGCCGGTAAATACGGCGGAAGCTTTGGACTTGCTGGACCGGGTGCTGGGCGCTAGCGGCGAGCTGCCGCCGGTGCTCATGCCCGGCCGGAAACGCCGGCAGGCCGCTCCCGCATTCCGCCAGGCGAAGCCGGCTGCCGCAGCGCAGTCGGCCGCCGGCGAAGTGAAGCTGCTCGGCATCGCAGTGCCTGACGAGCTCGATCTCGCGGTGGCGCAAATCTGGGCCCGCACCTTGGCGCTGGCGGAGCTGGAGGCGGACGATGAATTCGTCGGCCTGGGCGGCAACTCGCTGCTCACCTCGCAAATGCACCGCGAGTTCGAGAAAAGGTTCCCCGGTGTAATGGACATCGCCGATCTGTTCACTTATACGACGATCCGCCGGCAGGCGGAGCATGTGAGAGCGCAAAGCCGCAAAGAGCGGATGCCGACGAAGGAGCCGACCAACAAGGAACCGGCCAATGAGCAGGCGAAGGACAACCGGATCGACGAGGGCAATATCGACGAAGTATTGGAGCTTTTGTTCCGCGGGGACATTACGGTCGAGGAATCGTCCAGCCGCCTTACGAATCCCCCGAAAGCGACGTAA
- the fabD gene encoding ACP S-malonyltransferase, which translates to MGKIAVLFPGQASQYVGMGKTWYERHESVRERFSEASEILGFDLAELMFSGPAARLNQTENTQPALLVLSVAMFEAIRREDGIRPSYLAGHSIGELSALTAAGVIGFADAVRLARIRGEAMAACSEGSGGGMMAVTGITGAEVAAVLMGIDPDGVSVQVANYNSPKQTVLSGSAEGLKLAGERIAKLGADAKVIPLNVSGPFHSRFMAGAAEALEKALQPVQLGAMAVPVVSCLNGQPYVPDDDIKASLVAQVTQPVRWTSVLSTLMEAGVEQWLEVGPKDVLKKLTLHTFPGANAYAYDDEADRERQAQSKLNRPNLVGLCMGAAVCTRNSNFDEAAYERGVIKPYQELQALYESAEKEGRVPTQEEMGRALSLLRVIFETKGTPAEERVQRFKHILAATDTEELFPEYADLILEGA; encoded by the coding sequence ATGGGTAAAATCGCAGTTCTGTTTCCGGGGCAAGCCTCCCAGTATGTCGGGATGGGCAAAACATGGTACGAACGCCACGAATCGGTTCGGGAGCGCTTCTCCGAAGCTTCGGAGATACTTGGATTCGATCTCGCCGAGCTGATGTTCAGCGGCCCTGCGGCCCGGCTGAACCAAACGGAAAATACGCAGCCGGCTTTGCTTGTGCTCAGCGTGGCCATGTTCGAAGCGATCCGCCGCGAGGATGGCATCCGCCCCTCCTATCTGGCCGGCCACAGCATCGGCGAGTTGTCCGCCTTGACGGCGGCCGGCGTCATCGGGTTTGCCGATGCCGTCCGGCTGGCGCGTATCCGGGGCGAAGCGATGGCAGCCTGCTCGGAAGGCAGCGGGGGCGGCATGATGGCCGTAACGGGCATCACCGGCGCCGAAGTTGCCGCCGTGCTGATGGGCATCGATCCGGACGGCGTCTCCGTGCAGGTCGCCAACTATAACTCGCCGAAGCAAACGGTTTTATCCGGCAGCGCGGAAGGGCTGAAGCTTGCCGGCGAACGCATTGCGAAGCTCGGGGCGGATGCCAAGGTGATCCCGCTCAACGTCAGCGGGCCGTTCCACAGCCGCTTCATGGCCGGCGCCGCCGAAGCTTTGGAGAAGGCGCTGCAGCCTGTGCAGCTTGGCGCCATGGCCGTTCCCGTCGTCTCCTGCCTGAACGGGCAGCCGTACGTGCCGGACGACGATATCAAAGCGTCGCTTGTCGCCCAGGTGACGCAGCCCGTGCGCTGGACGTCCGTTTTGTCCACTTTGATGGAAGCGGGAGTAGAACAGTGGCTCGAGGTCGGTCCGAAGGACGTGCTGAAGAAGCTGACGCTGCATACGTTCCCCGGCGCGAACGCGTACGCGTACGACGACGAAGCGGACCGCGAGCGCCAGGCGCAAAGCAAGCTGAACCGGCCGAACCTGGTCGGGCTCTGCATGGGGGCGGCGGTATGCACACGCAACTCGAACTTCGACGAGGCGGCCTACGAGCGTGGGGTCATCAAGCCGTATCAGGAGCTTCAGGCGCTGTACGAATCGGCGGAGAAGGAAGGCCGCGTGCCGACTCAGGAAGAGATGGGCAGGGCGCTGAGCCTGCTTCGCGTTATTTTCGAAACGAAAGGAACTCCGGCGGAGGAGCGGGTGCAGAGGTTTAAGCATATTCTCGCGGCGACGGATACGGAAGAGCTGTTTCCCGAATATGCAGATTTGATTCTGGAGGGAGCGTAA